The Candidatus Sysuiplasma jiujiangense genome includes a window with the following:
- the priS gene encoding DNA primase catalytic subunit PriS translates to MRQQKADVVPRELSFSKEAFIRYYTSHPVEPPLKTSSREFGFMFFDRNYVQRHVSLRNETELNNFLKIRGPSHSYYSAAYYEKPDAQTMAEKGWGGADLIFDLDADHVRGSEKLPYEEMLKVVKSVMIHLYDDFIISDLGFDEKETEIVFSGGRGYHIHVYSESVISLGNHERREIVDYITATGLDAGALFRTQVVGVDEDRGGKRITTMKIPSEDDGGWYAKAFGVMNEVLSQMENEDSAVRLLTEYGIPEKQARRMAANLADKGGRERIRETGLIDIFGNSSRQDDNRIFTEMLTRRTVDKKGGQTDEPVTSDIHRLIRLPGTLHGKTALKVVSLKRDELDNFDPLTDAVPDFGDERVKITTVNSFATPPFMGQPINIKEGINEIPVNIALFLMLRRQARLP, encoded by the coding sequence GTGCGCCAGCAGAAAGCAGATGTCGTCCCGAGGGAACTGTCATTTTCTAAGGAGGCATTCATCCGGTATTACACATCACATCCGGTTGAGCCTCCCCTGAAGACGTCCTCCAGAGAGTTCGGTTTCATGTTCTTTGACAGGAATTACGTTCAGAGACATGTAAGTCTCAGGAACGAGACAGAACTCAACAATTTTCTCAAAATTCGCGGTCCTTCCCATTCCTATTATTCTGCCGCATATTACGAGAAACCAGACGCGCAGACAATGGCGGAGAAGGGGTGGGGAGGCGCAGATCTCATTTTCGATCTTGATGCAGATCACGTCAGAGGGTCGGAGAAACTGCCATACGAGGAAATGCTGAAAGTTGTAAAGAGTGTGATGATTCATCTCTACGATGACTTCATAATTTCCGATCTGGGCTTCGACGAGAAGGAAACTGAAATTGTTTTTTCAGGAGGTCGCGGTTATCACATACATGTTTACAGTGAGTCCGTCATATCGCTGGGCAATCATGAGAGACGTGAAATTGTGGATTACATTACAGCAACAGGCCTGGATGCAGGCGCACTATTCCGGACACAGGTTGTAGGAGTGGATGAAGATCGAGGGGGGAAGAGAATAACAACAATGAAAATCCCTTCTGAAGATGACGGTGGCTGGTATGCAAAGGCATTTGGCGTAATGAACGAAGTGCTTTCGCAGATGGAAAACGAGGATAGTGCTGTCAGGCTTCTAACGGAATACGGCATTCCCGAAAAACAGGCCAGGAGAATGGCCGCCAATCTGGCGGATAAAGGGGGCAGGGAGAGGATCAGGGAAACGGGCCTCATAGACATATTCGGCAACTCATCCAGACAAGACGACAACAGAATTTTCACAGAAATGCTGACCAGAAGAACGGTCGACAAAAAGGGGGGCCAGACAGACGAACCTGTGACCAGTGACATCCATAGACTTATAAGACTTCCGGGAACACTTCATGGAAAAACCGCACTGAAGGTTGTTTCGTTGAAGAGAGATGAACTTGACAATTTCGATCCGCTGACCGATGCCGTTCCTGACTTTGGAGATGAGAGAGTGAAGATAACCACAGTGAATTCTTTCGCAACCCCTCCTTTTATGGGGCAGCCTATAAACATAAAGGAGGGAATAAACGAAATACCTGTCAATATTGCGTTATTCCTGATGCTGAGGAGACAGGCCAGACTCCCGTAG
- a CDS encoding 50S ribosomal protein L18a, giving the protein MKAFLVSGKFKISERNWQNFNIEVASGDESAAREKIMTILGSRHKVPRRLIDIQKVQELASDKITDNVVKHQAGAGS; this is encoded by the coding sequence ATGAAAGCATTTCTGGTCTCGGGAAAATTCAAAATTTCGGAAAGAAATTGGCAGAATTTCAACATAGAGGTTGCATCAGGGGATGAGAGCGCCGCGAGGGAGAAAATAATGACGATTCTGGGGAGCAGACACAAAGTGCCCAGGAGGCTGATAGACATTCAAAAAGTGCAGGAGCTGGCCTCAGACAAGATTACCGACAACGTGGTGAAACATCAGGCGGGCGCAGGATCTTGA
- the pfdA gene encoding prefoldin subunit alpha, giving the protein MNENELRQALTALETLRGQAENLSGQLQLIQDSVNEFSRARETASNYGQADDGADLMVPVGGGVYLPVKAVKSGRGVLSTAVGYSFEEPLSRIVESMDIRIKELVEASQKIYDRMAELQKQINELQSMIEEEAAREQQPRTG; this is encoded by the coding sequence TTGAACGAGAATGAATTGCGGCAGGCCCTGACTGCTCTGGAAACATTGAGGGGGCAGGCCGAAAATCTTTCCGGGCAGCTCCAGCTTATACAGGACTCGGTCAATGAATTCTCGAGAGCCAGGGAAACGGCGAGCAATTATGGCCAGGCTGATGACGGGGCGGACCTCATGGTGCCTGTAGGAGGGGGAGTCTACCTTCCTGTAAAAGCTGTCAAAAGCGGAAGAGGAGTCCTTTCAACAGCGGTAGGCTATTCGTTCGAGGAACCGCTTTCCAGGATAGTAGAATCAATGGATATCAGAATCAAGGAACTCGTTGAGGCGTCGCAAAAGATATACGATCGCATGGCCGAACTTCAAAAGCAGATCAACGAACTTCAATCAATGATCGAGGAGGAGGCCGCCAGAGAGCAACAGCCTCGAACAGGATGA
- the ftsY gene encoding signal recognition particle-docking protein FtsY yields MFSALKKRLGLLKDDSAKPVSETAIGEEGKKISDEKLDEICWELELGLLESDVAQGVASEIIAGMKKELRGKRIARGHDLAKAIEASLKENVKKILSEYSVDFDSVVAGTERPTKIMFVGINGTGKTTAVAKLANMLKKKGYTVIIAAGDTFRAGAIEQLKVHGEALDVRIVSHEHGGDAAAVAYDAIEHAGARHRDFVLIDTAGRMQTNNNLMDEMKKIKRVAEPHITIFVGDALAGNDMIEQAKKFDEAVGVDMVILTKIDADAKGGSALSVTRAIRKPIVFLGTGQKYEDLMPFRPEWMAERLVS; encoded by the coding sequence ATGTTTTCCGCCCTGAAGAAGAGGCTCGGGCTGCTGAAAGATGATTCGGCTAAGCCCGTATCCGAAACAGCCATTGGCGAGGAAGGTAAAAAAATCAGTGATGAAAAACTGGATGAAATATGCTGGGAGCTGGAACTGGGATTGCTTGAATCCGATGTCGCACAGGGCGTTGCGTCGGAAATAATCGCCGGAATGAAAAAAGAACTCCGTGGAAAAAGAATTGCAAGAGGACACGATCTTGCTAAAGCAATTGAAGCATCGCTTAAGGAAAACGTCAAAAAGATACTTTCTGAATACAGTGTGGACTTTGACAGTGTAGTCGCAGGAACCGAACGACCGACAAAAATCATGTTCGTAGGAATAAACGGCACAGGCAAAACCACCGCCGTTGCCAAGTTGGCAAACATGTTGAAGAAGAAGGGTTACACAGTGATTATCGCAGCGGGTGATACGTTTCGAGCGGGAGCAATTGAGCAGCTTAAGGTTCATGGAGAAGCGCTTGATGTCAGGATTGTTTCGCATGAACATGGCGGAGATGCTGCGGCTGTTGCATATGACGCCATAGAGCATGCTGGAGCCAGACATCGTGATTTTGTTCTCATAGACACCGCAGGAAGAATGCAGACCAACAACAATCTGATGGACGAAATGAAAAAGATAAAACGTGTAGCCGAACCGCACATAACAATTTTTGTGGGAGATGCTCTGGCCGGAAACGACATGATTGAGCAGGCAAAGAAATTCGATGAAGCTGTTGGTGTGGATATGGTGATTCTCACCAAGATAGACGCGGATGCGAAGGGAGGAAGTGCCTTGTCTGTCACCAGAGCAATCAGGAAACCGATAGTCTTTCTTGGAACCGGTCAGAAATACGAGGATCTAATGCCATTCAGGCCAGAGTGGATGGCAGAGAGGCTGGTTTCCTGA
- a CDS encoding FAD-binding oxidoreductase gives MRYDAIVVGAGVTGLSTAFSLSALSRGMKICVVEASSGIAMGNTSRSASGFRTSFTSEINRILAKSTARYFLDIAAKGDDIGLRQVGYLYLLGEDRADHFFNIADDLNRNGSSLVVMDGREISKRIPEIVVEPKGEDASVMNLKRISGGIFDPVAGIIDPVKVCEHYYAGCVKNGVEFKFNTRVKGFIADARPKLGISGEPFGWQNAEVTGVSTEGGDLTGRVIVAAGTWTPDLVNEIGVDARARPKTRQIFVLRGQQLSSLYRNPGFTGAGILPFTFLPGGAYLRPELNDVSFDIGFADDFGRPYRFEEYPTPDDNFYEMHIRPVLKEYLPVFENLRPAGSWAGQYIINTFDSNPVIFNEYNMLTVTGMSGSGILKSFAIGRIAASLFLGQEEADLGNGLKAKTSILDFRNRTVQAEELVF, from the coding sequence ATGAGGTACGATGCAATTGTGGTGGGAGCCGGCGTAACAGGCCTTTCTACGGCATTCAGCCTTTCCGCCCTATCCAGGGGAATGAAAATATGTGTAGTGGAGGCAAGCAGCGGCATAGCGATGGGCAATACTTCAAGGAGCGCCTCAGGATTCAGGACTTCATTTACATCAGAAATCAACAGAATTCTTGCAAAATCTACAGCCAGGTACTTCCTTGACATAGCTGCAAAAGGAGATGACATTGGTCTCAGGCAGGTTGGCTACCTCTATCTCCTCGGAGAGGATAGAGCAGATCACTTTTTCAATATAGCGGACGACCTGAACAGAAACGGCTCTTCGCTGGTCGTGATGGACGGGAGAGAGATTTCAAAGAGAATACCGGAAATAGTTGTTGAGCCGAAGGGGGAGGACGCCTCCGTTATGAATTTGAAGAGAATAAGCGGCGGAATATTCGATCCTGTTGCGGGAATCATCGATCCTGTGAAAGTATGCGAACATTACTATGCCGGGTGTGTTAAGAACGGGGTCGAGTTCAAATTCAACACCAGGGTCAAGGGTTTCATTGCCGATGCCAGACCAAAACTCGGCATATCTGGTGAACCGTTCGGATGGCAAAATGCAGAGGTCACCGGCGTATCGACGGAGGGCGGCGATCTGACCGGCAGAGTTATTGTGGCTGCCGGCACCTGGACGCCTGATCTCGTCAATGAGATAGGAGTGGATGCAAGGGCAAGACCGAAAACAAGACAGATATTTGTTTTGAGAGGGCAACAGTTGTCCTCCCTCTACAGGAATCCCGGGTTCACCGGGGCCGGCATCCTCCCATTCACATTCCTTCCAGGGGGGGCCTATCTGAGACCTGAGCTGAACGATGTCTCCTTTGATATTGGATTTGCGGACGACTTCGGCCGCCCTTATAGATTTGAGGAATATCCTACGCCTGATGACAATTTTTACGAAATGCATATCAGACCTGTGCTTAAGGAATATCTCCCGGTATTCGAAAACCTGCGACCGGCGGGAAGTTGGGCCGGTCAGTACATAATCAACACATTCGACAGCAACCCGGTCATATTCAATGAATACAATATGTTGACTGTTACCGGAATGAGCGGCAGCGGCATACTGAAGAGTTTTGCAATCGGAAGAATTGCAGCTTCCCTTTTCCTTGGCCAGGAGGAGGCAGATCTCGGGAATGGATTGAAGGCGAAAACCAGCATTCTGGATTTCAGAAACAGAACTGTACAGGCTGAAGAGCTTGTTTTTTGA
- a CDS encoding M20 family metallo-hydrolase, with product MIQSLKQMISIPAISPESGGEGEYDRGEFLVSLLKENGMNNITRFDASDRTAKHGVRPNIVASLGEGGKNCLWVISHMDTVPAGDIKLWKHDPFDAAVRNGKLYGRGSEDNGQSLIASLYAAKAVVESGISPSVKIAFVSDEELGSRKGIEYMARKNAFRKGDEFLVPDAGSEKGDEIEIAEKSSLWARVRTTGRQTHASVPTAGINANLVASRFLAFTTDYMYSKYGAKDELFKPLPYSTFEPTKRLSNVENVNTIPGTDEFYFDCRILPSYSVSAVLADMKKIASIFSEQTGAQITIDVFKKSTAAKPSSTEEGVFRKIYQAVKELRKVDPRFVGIGGGTCANIVRIRGFNAAVWSTECGMAHQPNEYSLIRNMVEDAKVMASLFTLWHQ from the coding sequence ATGATCCAGTCCCTCAAGCAGATGATCAGCATACCGGCAATAAGCCCTGAATCAGGCGGAGAAGGGGAATATGACAGAGGCGAATTTCTTGTGTCTTTGTTGAAGGAGAATGGAATGAACAATATCACAAGATTCGATGCCAGCGATCGGACTGCAAAGCATGGAGTTAGGCCGAATATTGTTGCAAGTCTGGGGGAAGGCGGTAAAAACTGCCTCTGGGTCATTTCGCACATGGATACCGTTCCGGCAGGCGACATAAAACTCTGGAAGCACGACCCGTTTGACGCGGCTGTCCGGAACGGAAAACTGTACGGCAGGGGATCGGAGGACAATGGGCAGTCTCTCATAGCTTCGCTGTACGCGGCAAAGGCGGTTGTTGAATCCGGTATTTCGCCTTCAGTAAAAATTGCATTTGTGAGTGATGAAGAACTCGGAAGCAGGAAGGGCATAGAGTACATGGCAAGAAAAAATGCTTTCCGCAAGGGCGATGAATTTCTCGTGCCTGACGCCGGGAGCGAGAAGGGCGACGAAATCGAGATAGCGGAAAAGAGTTCTCTTTGGGCCAGGGTCAGGACAACCGGAAGGCAAACCCACGCCAGTGTACCGACTGCGGGTATCAATGCAAACCTTGTCGCCTCCCGATTTCTTGCCTTCACCACGGACTACATGTATTCTAAATACGGTGCCAAAGATGAACTATTCAAACCGTTGCCTTACTCCACTTTCGAACCAACAAAACGTCTGTCAAATGTTGAGAACGTCAATACAATACCTGGCACCGACGAATTTTATTTTGACTGCAGGATTCTTCCGTCGTACAGTGTTTCCGCAGTCCTGGCCGATATGAAGAAGATTGCGTCGATCTTCAGCGAACAAACAGGTGCACAGATAACCATTGATGTTTTCAAGAAGAGCACAGCGGCTAAGCCCTCATCCACTGAGGAGGGAGTATTCAGAAAAATATATCAGGCTGTCAAGGAGTTGAGAAAGGTCGACCCAAGATTCGTGGGTATTGGCGGAGGGACATGCGCAAACATAGTCAGAATCAGAGGCTTCAATGCAGCGGTCTGGAGCACCGAATGCGGCATGGCGCACCAGCCAAACGAGTATTCGCTGATAAGGAATATGGTGGAGGATGCAAAAGTTATGGCATCGCTCTTCACCCTCTGGCATCAGTAG
- a CDS encoding dCMP deaminase family protein: MSGTRNPKSGRTPRDVYYMKLAYVISERSTCIRNGRQIGAIIVDDLNHIVSSGYNGNPRHMKHCDEIGCIRDILQIPSGTKMEICTAVHAEQNAIIQAGPGAVGATIYSTILPCNTCAKMIVNAGMRRVVYSEDYPEHMGLELMRELGVRVDNVPVEKPPRIT, translated from the coding sequence ATGTCAGGTACACGAAACCCGAAAAGCGGAAGAACACCCAGGGACGTCTATTACATGAAACTTGCATACGTCATTTCTGAGAGGAGTACCTGCATCAGAAACGGGCGGCAGATTGGAGCGATAATTGTTGACGACCTCAATCATATAGTGAGCAGTGGATACAACGGTAATCCAAGGCATATGAAGCATTGCGATGAGATTGGATGCATCAGAGATATTCTTCAGATACCGTCAGGCACCAAAATGGAGATATGCACAGCCGTTCATGCGGAGCAGAATGCAATAATTCAGGCAGGCCCCGGTGCAGTCGGCGCGACAATATATTCCACAATATTGCCCTGCAATACCTGCGCGAAGATGATTGTCAATGCCGGGATGCGACGCGTCGTCTACAGCGAAGACTATCCCGAACACATGGGCCTAGAACTCATGCGTGAACTTGGAGTCCGTGTGGACAACGTTCCTGTTGAAAAGCCGCCACGTATAACCTGA
- a CDS encoding Zn-ribbon domain-containing OB-fold protein, which yields MKTSTEKAKETARKELKSEPLESVIDSIIAGKLERNSSVLEREEYFEIPDKMVMFYKYSYGMQSKFFRELMDNAMLYGTKCRGCGIVHFPPRIKCSECYSDTEWIRVSDRGTVLSGTTSWYATSEFFDKVPYAVAYVKPVDADTAILQRIDLKGREHVESGTAVKARYKDKEARRGTVSDFWYEIEER from the coding sequence ATGAAAACATCAACCGAGAAGGCGAAGGAGACCGCCAGGAAGGAGCTAAAATCGGAACCGCTTGAAAGCGTCATTGACAGCATCATTGCCGGAAAGCTGGAAAGAAACAGTTCAGTTCTTGAGCGTGAAGAATACTTCGAAATTCCGGATAAGATGGTGATGTTTTACAAGTACAGCTACGGCATGCAGTCTAAATTTTTCAGGGAACTCATGGACAATGCAATGCTGTACGGCACAAAATGCCGCGGATGTGGTATTGTCCATTTTCCTCCGAGGATCAAATGTTCAGAATGCTATTCCGATACCGAGTGGATAAGAGTTAGTGACAGAGGCACGGTGCTTTCCGGTACGACCTCGTGGTACGCAACATCCGAATTCTTTGACAAAGTACCGTATGCAGTGGCATACGTAAAGCCAGTGGATGCAGACACGGCCATTCTGCAGCGGATTGATCTCAAGGGTCGGGAACATGTGGAATCAGGCACAGCAGTGAAAGCGAGATATAAGGATAAAGAAGCGAGGAGAGGGACGGTTTCTGATTTCTGGTATGAAATCGAGGAGCGGTAA